ctgggcccctcaattcaggaagaaaattgaggtgctggagtgagtccagagaagggcaacagagctgaGAAAGAGTCTGGAGAATGAGCCATTTGAGAAATGGGTGAGGGAGCTGTGTTGTTAAGCTTGAATaaaaggaggttgtagccaggtgggggccAGCCTCTTCTCTCAGgtaaccagtgacaggacaagaggacataGTCTTAAGATGTGCCAGGGTAGTTTTAgattggacattaggaagaatttcttcacagaaggaGGGATTAGGCATTGTgataggctgcccagggagatggtggagtcaccatctctggaggtaTTTAAGGAAAATctggacatggcactcagtgccgTGGTCTAGTCAATGTGGTAGTGCTTGGttatggttggacttgatgatctcagagatcttttccaacttaactgattttgtgattctgtttGTCTGGtcctggccagggctgggaatgcaGAGATACTGCAGTGAAGGCAGCCTGTGGGATCAGAGATGAGGTGGTTGGggcagagagctgcagggcaCTTAGCAAGCAGTCATTGGTCTGCAGCATGGCTCCCCAGGCATGTACTTAAGAAAACGtcattttctttggtttttaaaaatatctatgtAAAACTTGTGGGCACATCTGTAGTGTATGTTAGGGCACTTCGTGTGTTAGTAGGTCTTCAGTGCAGTGCTGTATATATTTGTGGCAGCCTCCCAGTAAGTCAGGGTCTGTAAGTAATTGCTATGACctaattattttggttttgtattCTAGGATGATCATTAAGACAGAGAGTAGATTGCTTTTAAAATAGAGCATTTCAATTTATATCCTACTTATGCGTGCCATGGAGTACAAACTTGTGTTTCCTCCATGTCTCCATGGCGAGTTTCCTCTGGAATCCTAAGACTTGTCCTGCCTAAATTCATTGATGTGGAGAGAGGAcctcctcctctttccctctTTGAAGTTGGTCTAAAAATAGAAAAGGGtttcattaaaattaattgTGGGTTTGGAAAAACCAATAGCACAAGCAAGTTCCTGAAAGAGGATACCCAAAGTGCCCTAGCGTGAGAGCTGCTGCACGTTAAGGATGTGTTACTCAGCCTCCTTAACCTCCCACTTTCAGGGTGCTGCCAATTCCACCCTCTCCTATAGCCTCATTTATCTTcagtcctttcttttttctttcgaTAATCATCTTCAgctttcttgcctttttttttccagttttgttgttgttgttgttggtttggttttttttttttatagcaaATGCACTGGGTGGTGCAGTTGAACAAAGTCAAACTCAATAAAGAAGACACCTCTTTCCTTATAGAGGCTTGCCAATGTATTTAATATCTGTGTAGTCTGGAAAAGAAACCGTGTATGAGCAAAGGTTAACTCTGCGAGCAGGGTTCCATATACATAGTTAAGATGctaaggaaaagaaattcctaTAGTGAGTCTAAACCCTTGCACATTCCAGAATGTCATTTGTGACATACTTTGGACAATTGTGAATGTCCCAGGAGAGGCAGCAAACATAAACCATTTAAACAAGAGAGTCAGGGCATCTTGATAATATAAAGAGAAAAGGAGTTGTATGAACTACTAAGAAACACTGAAGCCTAAGGTGAATGTTTGTCCTGAAACTTTATAATGATGGTTTTGCCATTGACTTCAGTAAGCAAATAGTCATTACCCTGCAGATAATGAACCAAAAATCCATCTTGGGTCTCTTGACACCTTGAGACAGATTCAGCTCATCAGCTCCTACTGCTGTGGCAGCTGGTTTTGTTAAAGGTGCTACTTGTCTCCGTAAAAACGAACTGACTGAAGAGGAGCTATTGGGCAGCACAGTTTtgcaagaatttcttccttatggataagaaataaaaagtagTTGTACTCAATTTTAGCAGTTACCCGACTCACACTAGTGTGTCCCGGAGTATTTTAATACTGCTGCCACTAACAAATTCTTCACGTTGTTGTCCTAAATTCCACCCGCGTGTCAGCTGAAGTTTAATTCAGATAATGTTTAAACTCGTGGGACGCTGGTGACGCCCTCTAGGTGCGCATGGAAACATGAGGTGTAGGGAAGGGATTTCCCGGTGCCGCCGCCGGGGACAGGCCATTGCCGATGGAGCAGGAGGCGGTCGCTGGCCGGGCTTGAGGCCGGGCTGGGACAGCGCAGCGCTTGTTCCTGCCGGGAAACCGAAATAGAAAGCGGCGCCGGGGCCGGCCCGGTCTCCCGCCCTCGGAGGGGCGGGCGGTGCTACCTGCGCCCTTGCCCGCCCCCGGAGCTCCGCGGCACCGGCGGAGCGGCGCGGCTGCGGGCGGACGGCGGCGCGGCTCTCCCGGAGCGCCGGGGTGAGCGGGGccggcagggcaggggggcCCCGGCGGGatggagcggagcggagcgggacgggacgggagcGGACGGGGCTGCGCTGCCGGGTTCGGGCTCCCTCCCGGCTGCCCTCGGCCTCCCGAGCCGTGTGCCGGGGGagccggcggggctgcggcacCTGCGCTGTCCCCcggctgcagggcaggaaggggctggggctgggctctgctgctgctgccagcgccAGGAGAGTCGAGGGTTTTCTTATTCCAAGTGAATATGTGAAATGTTGCTGAAATTGAAATTGTTACTGTTTCTTGTTCCTTAACAGTAGACATTTCTTTTCAGAGGGATTGGGTTTTTCAAGTTCTGTTGATTAGTTTTCTTAAAAGTAAATAAGGACCTTTTTCATTTCTAGTGGGCAGTCACTTGTCACTTAGACCAGAAAATTATTCTCTAAAAGCAGCACAAGAGATCTTTATTATGGGTGTATGATTGTGTTGAGCCAGTCTGTGCAGTTAGTGGCTagcttttttggggggttaaggggtgttgaggtttttttgtctgtgtcgtcttggtttttaaattttatttttattgtagaTTTTGTTCAATTTTTTCCATCATTGACCTTTGATGCACAAAAAGtctcacaggggctcagaagTCTGGTATCCGGCTACTCTTATTTAATATGGATATAAGAGTAGTCTCTGGCAGCACACTTCCTAGGCAAAAGGGGTTGGAAAGCTACACAGAGACTAGAGAAATAAACCTTTGACTTAAAAAATTACTCATGTGATGATGTTGAAATATTGGCAAAACTGGAGAAAGAGTCTTGTGCTTTAGCAACTGACTCAAGTGCTTGCatgcagttttatttttccactGCAGGTAAACCCAGTTTTTTTAGCTGCAAATCTAAGTAAAGCATACTTAGTGATGTAATTTCTTCATTAATCTAGATTATATGGGATGATTGAGAATACTACATGAGTGCCCACCACTGATACTAGTACAGAATTTTAGAGATAAATAGGAGGAATTCCCCATTGGAAAATggaccttttttcttttttttcctgtagagGAAGTATAGTACAGTATAATACTTTTATAGTCTAGACACTGCTTTTATTGTGTAAACATTTACTGATTAGAATTTGCTAggtacagagaaaaataaaatcatttaggttggaaaagatctgtaaaattatcaagtccaacccagcACTCTCAAGCCCACATGACTAAACAAAGTCATGTCTACATGTATGTCTTTTAAATCCCCCCTGGGATGctgattccaccacttccctgggcagcctgttccagtgtttgacaactctttcagtgaagaaatttttcctaatatccaacctctcctggcacaacttgaagccatttccccttgttcCATCATTTGTTATTAGAGATAAGAGATCAGCTCCCACCTCACTGCCTCttcctttcaggtagttgtaAAGGTGAAGGGTTTGCACCTTTTCTCAAGCAGTAAAAGAACTGAGAATATGCAGGTCATAGGCACGTCTTCATGTTATTCAGAACTTTTTGAGTAATTGTGAAACTGCCAAGAGTATTATTAGTATTGTGCTCCAGTTTGGGAATATTTTGAGGAATGAAGGAGATGGCACTTCCAGAAAGCTACATTTGGTCTAATCTGTACAGATGCTTTGTGCATGAAAATGCTGTCAGAGAGTAAATGAGTTTAACTGTGGCATGTATTTGTCTTTATCCACAAAAGACCAGAGCATCTAGAGGCTCatgtttttcttcagaaagTCCCTCAGGACTAGTTTGTAACTTTACCTGACTTTACACATGAGGTCTCTTGGTTCCTTTTATGACAGCactgtttcttttcatttgaaCCCCACTaattcagcattaaaaaaaaaaacaaaaaaaaaaaaccccaacagacaaaaaaagaacCCTAAAAACCAGCAAACCAATGAATATCAGTCCTGatctggggaaaaataaaaatctcatttcTATTGAAAAATAACCATGTTCAGGCTTTGTTAACAGCCTATAGCTTGGTCATGGAGCAAGTTGAGGTGATGGGGGCTAGAAAACACCCACAGCATCTTTTCCTCTCTGTGAtctctctgagcagccaggatACAAAGCCTGGGGCCTCCCCCATCAAGTGGTGCTAGTGACCACAAAGTTTCCAACCTGGCTGCCCTTGTGCTGGGGTGTGGGTTGATTAGGGCTGGGTGAGCTGGTGTAGAGTGCTGGTGAAAGTCACTGTGCCCATCTTGGGGAacaggggctggcagagcactgctctgccaccagcactctcagggtttgggttggagttTGAAAAGGAACAGGCACTCCGTTTCCCTTTTCTGATGCTGCATCTGCtctcctctcctgccttttGAATTTTCAGCACGTGGTCTGACTCCTTTGCCAACTCAGACACGTCATTTTACTTGGTTTTCTTCACATTAGAGCTGACGTAAATACTCTAACCCATGAGAAATATGTGCCACAAAGCTTCTACCCCCACACTCCTTGTGGTGGGGGTAAGAAAGATAGTGATCATAACCAGAAACTGTACCTGGGTAAACACATTGCTCCATGGCCTCAGGGGACCGAGTCTGCTGCTTGTCCTTGAGATAAGGTTTTGTTTGCTGGTTTtcgttttccctttttttttttaaagtgtcttTTTGCCTAGTTGTTATCTTTTGCCCAAAATAGATGGTGCAGTGGATTACGAAAAAGGGAAGTGAGAGCTCTCTAAAGAGGGCATGCTGTAGTCAGTTCTGCTAAAGGAAAAGGAGGTCCTACTCTTTGCTTAAGCAAGCATGAGACAGAGAGAATAAAACTCAGGACCTAACCATGGAAAAACTATTTTTCACTACTACTTGGAAATCTGGATGATACAGTAGCTTGATTCTTTCTTGAGTTGTCAttgttttctgcagaaaaatccCCTGTTATCTCAGCCTTGTGATTACTAGCTCTTCTTTCCATGAAgcaaatgagtacatatgagtACAAACCAGTCCTTCTGCTTGAGCTGGTATGCAATGGctttatttgttttgctttttttaatagACTGCCACAGAACACTGTGAAATTATCATCAGTGGTAAATACGGGTTCAGAAAAACGTGATGACTTCAGGGATTCTATGGAGACCTTTTTAAATGGTTTTGAGTGATGTAATCAGGTTAAATACAAGGTAAGTGCTCTTGACATTTATGTGTTGGAAACTATTTGTGTCAGTATTTTAATGACTGACCATGCATACGTTTTTAACTTGAATATGTAACTCTCTGGAATAGAAAGGAACTTTTGGGGAAGTTGAACCCAGCTTGCTGTAAATCCATCCCAGCAAAATAGTTGCAACAGTAACCTAAAAAGTTATTGTTAGGATTAGTGGGAACAGAACAAAGTGTTGAAAACCACTTCAAAAGCTCATTGGTTTTATGATAGCTCAGTTTCTGACTTTCTTCTGAAAGTCAGGGTGAAAATTTCAGTTCAAGTCTAGTTCTGACCAGTTAATTGCAAAAAAAATATGGATCTTGTATCTCAGGTGGTGACAATTGTGCACTGTACAATGATACTAACAGCTGTGTATTGCTAGCGGAATGACTTTCTTTGTgacctttccttctttctggaTACATCACGTAAATTGTCAATACAAACTTAAACATAACTAAATGAGAATGTTAACATCtctctttgtcattcttttCTAAACAATTAATTCCTTTGTTTGTATTGAGGGTGCTCCTTCATTTTTGCATATCTGTCACAGTGATGTATTTTTACTGTACCTGTTCCTCTTAGGGAAAGCTTTATCATAAAAAATTCTGAGAGTGAGTGACAAGGGAGGTTAACTAGTAACTTCTAAATAAATTTCAGTAGCAAATACATCTGTTTTGTCTTCACCCAGGATCTTAATTATGATTTTCTTCATAATACAAGTTATTAATGTTAAATCTGTATAATGATGAGCTGCTGGTCACTTCTGATAACTCCTTTTCATTCTTACTTTGCTAAAATAAATGTAGGTGAAAAGTGTTTTcaagtttgtttcttttttttccaggagtGATTTTGCAAAGTGGACAGTAATGGAGTATATGAGCACGGGTAGTGATAGCAAAGAGGAGATTGACTTGTTGCTAGCTGATCTAAATATGTCTGAGGTGATAGCCATCATGGAAAACCATTATCCAGGTGAAGACATTGCAGCCTATGAAGACAGCTTAATTACCATGTGTGAAGAGGCAAATCAAAATGATGAACGTGCAGAATCATTGCTGTTTTGTGAAGGGGAGGTCTCTTTGATGTCCTCTGTCAAATATGGGACTGTGGAAGACCTGCTTGCTTTTGCCAATCAGGTGTCTAACACTGCAAAGCAGTTTAAAGGATGCAGACAGCAGGAATCTGGAATCCTCTTGAATATGGTATGTACAtctgttttccttttacttGGCATTTCATAGACTGTAGGAATTAGAAGTTATAATGATGCTAAATAAAGCTCAGCTCCAGAAGTAACAGGCTGGGGTTTCCTGTGCAACCctggggctggaagggatctCTGAGCCTATCAAGTCTAGCCCCTGCAGTCTCACGCAGCTATGGAGAAAGGTTTGTTGTTCAGAAGGATCCACTCTGTTATCTCCTAGTGTCCCTGGAGGTCAGAAAAACATTTCCCAGTGTTGAATACAAACTTGAGACAAGCAGTCAAAAAGCAAAATCTGCAACTCATTTTGTCCTTTCGGTACTTAAATGGGGCTTATAAAATCCACAACTTGCATAAAAAAGAGGGAGAGTGACTTTTTAGAAGGGTgagtagtgataggacaaggaggaatgatTTTAAACTAAAAGTGTAGAGATTTCTTTACTCTGAGGGTGCtaaggcactggaacagactgtTCAGAGAAATGGTGgataccccatccctggaagtgttcaaggcaaggctggatggggccctgagcaacctgacctagtGGGTGACATCTCTTCCCATGGTAGGGGAGTTACagctagatgatctttaagagcccttccaacccaagcctatctatgattctatgaactATGATGGTTTACCGGTCTGGGAGACAGTAAGAGTCTTCTAGTTCCTTGTATTCATGAGTAAAATATTCATTTGCAAACTCCCAAGAATAAAGATCTAGGATCTGATAATATAGTTCCTAAATTTGCTCTATCTGCACAAAATGTCAATAGTAGTCATCTAAGGAGAAAAAGCACATACTATCAAGTGTGATTTTAAGAGTTACAATATTATGTAATATCTCACACTGCTGAATTCAAGTACATAGATGTGTTGTTTTGAgatgttattttttccttaaaattgtTTGTGTTCCTCAAGCATCTCTGGATATTAGTGTCATTAAACTTTTGTTTAAGATCAGTTGCTCTGGAAACAATCAGTGTTGAAATGGAATTCTGTTCATGCATGTTAGTGCTGCTGCTGTATTTTCCTAAGATACTCTACATCTATCTTCTTTAATATCCTGTATATCATATATTTTATACGTGAACACTGGTTGCTTGAGGCTTACTGGTTACTTATGTGCAAAATACCACAGGGTATTGCTTTATTCTGATTTGGAGGGAGCATTGCAGTATTGCAAAACAATCACTTTTCAACTCTGTAACATTGAAATGACACTCAGTAATATTAAATGTTCCCTATGCTTAGGGTAGACACTGTTCTACATACTCATGGTTGTTTTGCTTGCATATTGTTTCTACAGATGCATACAATTGGTATGAACCCAGTACTATTAGGTGCACGTGATCCCATTATGCAACTGAGGGTTGCAGGCAGGGTATTACCTGTGCATGCATTTCGGCAGGGGCCCTGCTCTGGAAATTCCCACAGCATTTGGTTGGGGTCAGGAGTGTTTCTGATTGCCTGGTGACCCTCGCTGGCTGCACCATGGCTTGCATCACAAAGGGTCTTGAAGTGCACAAGCTGGATTTCTTTTAGGTAGAACTGAACTGAAAGATGCATTGCAGCCACAGACAAATGTTCACAGGGTCAGGCTAGGAGCTAGTCCTAAAAGCCTCCTGAAAACATGAGTAGTGTGGTGATTGTCGCTGTCTTGCTCGCCAGATCAGCTCTGCTTGGCGTCTCTTCCTTTCCAGGATAAGGTGTAACCCATATGGATTAGTTTCAACCCTTTGAAGTGCAGAAGCAGGCAAGCAAGATGTACAGATTGTTAGACAGGTACAAATTGCTTTACCCTGGCTCTACTAAGTAGAGGGAAGGCTTGTTCTCTCTATCCTAAGCAGAATACTTTTTATTGAAGGAAAGCCCCCCATGCCCCCTTGGCCAAAAGTTAAGAACTTATCCTCCCCAGATTTAGGAACTTAGaagaattaatttatttcatgtTGCACAAATCACAAATGACAATTTTAGCAGTCAAGAAGGTACTCTCCTAATTGAAAAGCATGAAGGTAGACTAAGAGCGAAAGATAATATGTTGCACCTTAAATAGAAATCTAAAACAAATAATCTTCCTGATATGCTGTTATCTTAAAAAGAGTTGCTGAAGAGCTGAGTATTTGAGGCTGTGTGACAGACATGCAGTGATAAATATCCTTGATGGGATTTTACATCTCTTCAAGAATCCTAATAAAGTAGCAGTAAGGAGATTAATGATATTCCAGATACTGGCTGAAATAATTAGAAGCATATTCATAGGAAATAATATTGATTTTGTAGCTGAGAGACTGAAGAAGCAACATGAGGGATCAAGCAGTAGTTGATGGCTGTAGTTGGGTGTTTGGCCTCTCTCTGTCACGTGCAGAGGGAGGGAACTGTTAGGGAAAAAGATTTAGAGCAAGATACTGACCTAGGTGCCCTGAATCCCCTCCTTGCCTAGATGGTCATACACAAGAAGCAAAGCTCCCAACATTACCCACCTAGAGGAGGCAATGTTACCCCCACTCTTCTTTTCTAAACTATGGTATAAAACTAGAGGAAAGTGGCTGGTAAAATCAAGGCAGACTTCTTTGACCTTTTACTAAGCAGCAGAAACTCCAGTACAAGATGGGAAATTAAACTCCTAGCAGTACATGTGGTATTAGGAAATGCTGAAACTCTTGCTCACATTGTATAAGATAACCTATGAGTAACAAGTATGTGGCATAACAAGTTAACAGATTACAGGAAGGACAAACATGTGCAGGTAAATCTAATAACAAGAGGTGGGTAATTTCATTAACCCagctgctgttgttgttgtttcaaGACAATTAATTGCAACTTACACTTCATAAGTTAGTCACTGGAGAGAAACGTGGATGCCTGGGCTGTGAATGAATGCCACACCTCACATGCTGTTCCCATTTAGTGTTACTAAATAAAGACTGCTAAGCAGATCATGTGCATCATACACATAAGTGATATGGGGTTTTcccactatatatatataaaataaattagatTTGTAGTGGTTTTAACTTCACTGtggttttttgttatttctttaaCTCCTCAGATCACACCCAAGAACGGGCGCTATCAGATTGACTCGGATGTGCTCCTGTTTCCATGGAAGTTGACTTACAGGAATATTGGTTCTGATTTTATTCCTCGGGGAGCTTTTGGGAAAGTGTACTTAGCCCAAGACAGAGAGACCAAGAAACGAATGGCATGCAAATTGGTATGTTAGCTCAGTGCTTTTATCTCTGAGCAAATATTGTATAACATACTACTTACGGTCTATTTTCAAATATGTCTGTATCAAATTCCATTGTTGGCTGATGATCATCTTGGTTTTGTTGGCTTGAACAAGGTGGAGAAAATACACACTTCTGTTAGcttgtttaaatttttttgctcTAAAGCTGCAAATGTTTCAGCATTTTGAAAGTTACTAGAAGTGTGTGGAACTGGCGCATGGTCTGTTGCGCAGAGTGGATTTTCTACTTGTCCTGCTGGGGTGAAATATCGGACTGAGAtcgtgtccctgctgagggagcTAGTaaaaccctgctgctgcagaagttTTAGGCTCTTGTCCTTTAACTGAGGTGCTCAGACTTCAGTTTACTCCAGTGCCATTAAAGTCCCTGAGAACTCAGTATGTGCAGCTCCTACTGTGTTTGAGGCACTGATGGGGTTAAGGCTGTGAGATGCCTCAAAAGAACTGCTGAGCGCTCTCCTATTTTTATGCAAGCCAACAAAGCTGTGCCTTTTAACATACTATTTGGAACTGAGCAGTAAATATTCAGGGCCAATAAAAGCTCATTTGGGGCATTTCTCTATATCCCCCAGCTCATTAATAAGTACCTGTATTAATTCTGTGTGTCAAAGAGTTGGGCAGGCAGCTCAGTGTCCTTCCCCCTGGCAACTTGTGCATCCACGTGGGGACAGATTGTTAGCTTCATAACCCACTGCAGAATTAAAGTATCCTAAAATTTCTGAAAACACAAACAGTATTTCTCCTTGAAATAAATGACCCTCTTATTTAGTTCACAGACACAAGTCCAAGGGAAGAAAACTGAACAGAGCAGTGGTAGCTTTTCTGTGTGTAAGCAAACACTGCTCTTATTGTCTCAGCAATCTGCTGTCAgtactttttaaagaaatatcgTGCTGCTGGcactcccttcaaagcagctttcaTTTCTTGTAAGCCATAAACCAGTGCTGATAAGGACTGAATTGAGGTCAGTAATGGGCCTGAGCACTGCAAGCACTGATCCACCTGTCAGGTGGGTGTGTAGTTCTGGTAGTGCAGATGAGTGCACAAAGCTAATGGAAAAAGCAGTGGGAATTTTATCTCCTTCACCAGGAAGTTTGCATAAAGCTTTTGCGTAATCACTGGATTTTGACGGGAATAACTCTTGCTACACTGCTTTTTCTGGAAGATTGCACTTTTTATTTGGGCATGATTCCAAAATGTCTCTCAACTTCTAACAGGATGTCTCTCAGCTGCAAAGGAAGAAAAGTCACAGGAGCAAAGTACAGCTGAGTATTTTAACAAGTGGATACAAGTGCTAtacttccttcttttctgttaTTCTATAGGATAATTAGTGTCCACATGGATAACTTGTTTTTGTTGTGAATAACTGTGGTTTTGTTCCAATGTCCTAGGTCCCAGTGGAGCAGTTCAAACCATCAGATGTTGAAATACAGGCATGTTTCCGTCATGAAAACATTGCTGAATTATACGGCGCTATTTTGTGGGATGAGACAATCCATCTCTTCAtggaagctggagagggaggaTCTGTCATGGAAAAGCTGGAGAGCTGTGGGCCTATGAGAGAGTTTGAAATAATTTGGGTGACAAAGCATATTCTGAAAGGACTTGACTTTCTCCACTCGAAGAGGATTATCCACCATGATATCAAACGTACGTCTGTGAGGTTCCTTGGGGTGctttctgctcctggctgggctggggcctGGGGGAAGAGTCCCTGGGACTGAGCTGGGGCACACAGCCCTACATCCCTGAGTGGGAGGGGTGGATAATGCCTAACAAATGGCCAGGCCAGGCTCTGGAGGTAATAGTTACTTACACTATTTATTAATTCACTCCAGCAGAGAGGGTAATTAGAAAGCCGTAGATCCTATGCCATCATGAGCAACTCAATTTTAATAAAAACCTAAAGAGTGAAGTTATCAGTCTGTGTTCAGCTGGAAGTTTCCTGCTCTTAATATAAATTCATCCTGAATGTTTCCATGCTCACCTTCATCTTGCACCTTCTGTTAGGTTTCACATTTCTACAtttgtgctgttttttttttttctttcaacaagtacagaaaattttaatatatgtttgctttttaaatactCTGGATATTACATCTATAAATAATCAAACATATTGATATTAAGTCCAAATTAAATACACTGGTAttgaaatgctttaaaattcaattttaatgTGTTGCATAAGTAATGCAACACATTTAAATTAGTATTAAGTGCTGTTTCTCCCAGTACCATCTTGGCCCGCAGATAGATGCATCTCTGTGAGTTTATTTAGCTAAACTTGGGGGTTTAAAGTAGAAATATTCAGACTGAAGCATTCCAATAGTTCACAGAAGATGATTATTAGAATTTGCTAAATTTTTATCTcagttttgcatttttgggttttttaatttagtATGGGCCAGTACTTTAGATGTAAGCCTTTGAGGTTCTGCCAGCTacaaaattacttatttttccccttaattTTTCTATCTCATTTGTAGCAAGAGTCTTTCTTATGGGTTTATCTTAATTGGCAGTAACAAAGACATTAATTAAACAATCTAAAAACCAAAGCAGCCCAAAGCCTACTACATCTAGGTAGTGAATAGGAGAACCAGCCCATTGTGAATGTGGTGGATATGAGTGTATTTCActttttccagcctttccccATGTTGGTGGATGCAGGGCAGATGATGAGGCAGAGGTTGCCTGGGGCAGATGTGGTTGCCCAGAGGTGCCTGGGGTGAGCCCTGGCCATGCTCCTGCCTGTTTGGTGCCAGGGTGAGCTGGGTACACCAGGTCTGAGGTGGAGCCATGCCCACTGCCTGGCAAGGCAGCCTCCATGCAGGGAGCAGTGTGTGTTTTCCCTCCCCAGGTGGAATTAATAGAAAAGACTCTTTCCCAAAACCTctgattttttcctcattccATCTGCTGCGTTTGAGCTGCAGTTGAGTCTGTTCTACTGGTACAGAAGAGGGGGATTTTATTGAGAGTGAAAAATGCCCTGAAcaaggaaggggaggaagacATTCTGTTTCTTGGGAGGTGTTCAGTGCTGCCTCTCCTTTTAAGCCTTGGCTGGAGAGCAGTGAAACCATCAGGCTGTTTGTTTGGGGGAGCTTCAGTCCAAAatcagctgcagctggggctgggtaTGGTCCCAGGGTATTGTCCCACTGCACTGTGGCAGTGTGGCCCTTTGGATGATCTATTATGGGACGTTTCAAATCCATATCTTCAAAGTTATCCCTAAAATGACAGATTTACGCAGTCTGTAGCACTGGTAAGGAGGCAGCTGTGTGAAGCATTGCTCCAGGAATCAGAACTGCTGAAATCAAGTCTGCCCTCCCACTGGGTGGTCATGGTAGGCACTATCAAGACAG
This genomic window from Zonotrichia albicollis isolate bZonAlb1 chromosome 1, bZonAlb1.hap1, whole genome shotgun sequence contains:
- the MAP3K8 gene encoding mitogen-activated protein kinase kinase kinase 8 — encoded protein: MVLSDVIRLNTRSDFAKWTVMEYMSTGSDSKEEIDLLLADLNMSEVIAIMENHYPGEDIAAYEDSLITMCEEANQNDERAESLLFCEGEVSLMSSVKYGTVEDLLAFANQVSNTAKQFKGCRQQESGILLNMITPKNGRYQIDSDVLLFPWKLTYRNIGSDFIPRGAFGKVYLAQDRETKKRMACKLVPVEQFKPSDVEIQACFRHENIAELYGAILWDETIHLFMEAGEGGSVMEKLESCGPMREFEIIWVTKHILKGLDFLHSKRIIHHDIKPSNIVFMSTKAVLVDFGLSVQMTEDIYYPKDLRGTEIYMSPEVILCRGHTTKADIYSMGATIIHMQTGIPPWVNRYPRSAYPSYLYIIHKQAPPLEDIAEDCSTSMRELLEAALDRNPNHRLSAADLLKHEALHPPPEEQPRCQSLDSALFERKRLLARKDLQLPENITDSSLCNGSMEESDLLKRQRSLYIDLGALAGYFNIVRGPPALEYD